The following proteins are co-located in the Pedobacter sp. FW305-3-2-15-E-R2A2 genome:
- a CDS encoding MBL fold metallo-hydrolase yields MLKLTYKCTIALLLLLSSLTMAQMPMPPKVPIWDANKVELRLQKLSEDVYAIIPSTVGVETTTGIPQATTGGFIVGEKGILMVEVMLNKRLFDQQMKLIRSISDKPILYAVNTSDHGDHCFSNYLLPDATLIIQNEFAMENLSKNYEGIKQFMISLFGKDRGIENSVYRPADIVIPKNSNLKVELGGGKVVELMNIGTAQSPADLFVWMPQQKIFWAGNPFIAESPAIPWLFDGYFLEPAANLRKMYDLLPEGTVVVPGHGKITNKAGIKYTIDYVEALKEQVQKAVSENLTLEQTKARVKMPEFNKGYVLFDWLHFNFNVPNAFKDISSTQNK; encoded by the coding sequence ATGCTAAAATTAACTTATAAATGCACAATTGCATTGCTACTCTTACTGAGTTCTCTAACCATGGCCCAAATGCCAATGCCACCAAAAGTTCCCATCTGGGATGCCAATAAAGTGGAACTCCGTCTGCAAAAATTGTCGGAAGATGTTTATGCGATCATTCCTTCCACCGTTGGTGTGGAAACGACCACTGGAATTCCACAGGCAACTACGGGCGGATTTATTGTCGGCGAGAAAGGAATACTGATGGTGGAGGTTATGTTAAACAAAAGACTTTTCGATCAGCAGATGAAGCTGATCAGGTCGATATCCGATAAGCCGATACTGTATGCAGTAAATACCAGCGACCACGGCGATCATTGTTTTTCAAATTACCTGCTGCCCGATGCAACGCTGATCATTCAGAATGAATTTGCGATGGAGAATTTATCTAAAAACTACGAGGGCATTAAACAATTCATGATCTCATTGTTTGGGAAAGACAGAGGAATTGAAAACTCTGTATATCGTCCTGCAGACATTGTAATTCCAAAGAACAGCAACCTTAAAGTAGAATTGGGTGGAGGAAAGGTGGTGGAGTTGATGAATATCGGCACGGCACAGTCGCCGGCAGATCTGTTTGTCTGGATGCCCCAGCAGAAGATCTTCTGGGCTGGGAATCCCTTTATTGCAGAAAGTCCGGCAATACCCTGGTTATTTGATGGTTATTTCCTGGAACCAGCCGCAAATCTCAGAAAAATGTATGATTTACTTCCTGAGGGAACAGTGGTAGTGCCGGGGCATGGGAAAATTACCAACAAGGCAGGAATAAAATATACCATTGATTATGTAGAAGCGCTGAAAGAGCAGGTGCAAAAGGCGGTTAGTGAAAACCTGACGTTGGAGCAAACGAAAGCAAGGGTGAAGATGCCGGAGTTTAACAAAGGCTATGTATTGTTTGACTGGCTTCATTTTAATTTCAACGTTCCCAATGCCTTTAAAGACATCAGCAGCACACAAAATAAATAA
- a CDS encoding histidine kinase dimerization/phosphoacceptor domain -containing protein, whose protein sequence is MKGIMCNNLFNFWRFAVLAACLIFTGINPVFAQDQELSTLKKKLTAATPDTSKVNVLNRIGMYFISRPVPEANLPDSAIKFSHRAFELSSKIGFYKGVGASLMLLAKGYLNKGDSLKTNVFTKKAVQLLQKHGLYREAGEAALKLEEFYVFFGGQDLNIRAAYYERALPLFIKAGARDRQAATLKILGDFYQLLGHYEKAAEDLQKALTLYQSVGEKDLQAVYDLLNAVYARIGNLNEALKYGILAVRLGEANKDKSMQMCTTYNRLGITYYYLKRLEDAKGLFYKSIAIARDHKDRNSVVMLSCNLSNILMQTRKSDEAFVLLQSVLKDFPPEILPLKIQLAISLINVSTILKKYTLAAEHIKQVLLLSKDLPKFNKDKQMADYSAALYYTAVKDFKAARKHLNDFKEGSKINNEISELRSSYVIEYRIDSAEGKFLSAIKSYGRYSSLNDIIFNERMTKDIAQLEIQYQNEQKDKNLRIKEQNIQLLQKQGALQKANLLQEQKSQNLMKGGALLLVLLIGLGYNRYRMGQRINKELHWQQNQIDHKNESLSCLIQEKDRLLEEKEWLMKEIHHRVKNNLQIVISLLNSQSVYLKNEAAVKAIRESQHRMQSISLIHQKLYQSDNLALVDIQTYVTDLVVYLKESFNAGDRIDFKLNVISSEFDVNKAVPLGLILNEAITNSIKYAFGTEAQAIISVSLSRENERFVLIISDNGKGLQEQQFLEGKTLGMSLMKGLSQQIEGTFEVQAKNGLTITIKFP, encoded by the coding sequence ATGAAAGGAATCATGTGTAATAATTTATTTAACTTTTGGCGTTTTGCAGTTCTTGCTGCATGTTTAATTTTTACAGGCATCAATCCGGTCTTTGCACAAGATCAGGAGCTGAGCACTTTAAAAAAGAAACTTACTGCGGCAACACCAGATACCAGTAAGGTAAATGTGCTGAACCGTATCGGGATGTATTTTATCAGCAGGCCGGTTCCGGAAGCAAATTTGCCAGACAGCGCCATTAAATTTAGCCATAGAGCCTTTGAACTGAGCAGCAAAATAGGTTTCTATAAAGGCGTAGGGGCAAGCTTAATGCTTCTGGCCAAAGGGTATCTGAATAAAGGAGACTCCTTAAAAACGAATGTCTTTACCAAAAAAGCAGTCCAGCTCCTGCAAAAACATGGCCTTTACAGGGAGGCGGGAGAGGCGGCCTTAAAACTGGAAGAATTCTACGTTTTTTTTGGCGGGCAGGACCTGAATATACGTGCTGCATATTATGAGCGGGCATTGCCTTTGTTTATTAAGGCCGGGGCGAGAGACCGGCAGGCCGCCACATTAAAGATATTAGGTGATTTTTATCAGCTGCTTGGACACTATGAAAAGGCTGCTGAAGATTTACAAAAGGCATTGACTTTGTATCAATCCGTAGGTGAAAAAGACCTTCAGGCAGTTTATGATTTGTTAAATGCCGTTTATGCCAGGATAGGGAACCTTAATGAGGCCCTGAAATACGGAATACTTGCCGTTCGGCTTGGGGAGGCCAACAAGGATAAATCCATGCAAATGTGCACGACCTACAACCGGCTTGGAATTACCTATTATTACCTGAAAAGGCTGGAGGATGCGAAAGGATTATTTTATAAGTCTATCGCCATTGCCCGTGATCATAAAGATAGAAATTCGGTAGTGATGCTTTCCTGTAACCTGAGTAATATTTTGATGCAGACCAGGAAGTCGGATGAAGCCTTTGTGCTCCTTCAATCAGTACTAAAAGACTTTCCGCCGGAAATTCTGCCTTTAAAGATTCAATTGGCCATCAGTCTGATCAATGTATCCACGATCCTGAAAAAATATACCCTTGCAGCTGAACACATCAAGCAGGTTCTTTTGCTATCAAAGGATCTTCCAAAATTCAACAAGGACAAGCAAATGGCCGATTACAGTGCTGCGTTGTATTATACCGCAGTCAAGGACTTTAAGGCGGCACGTAAACACCTGAATGATTTTAAGGAAGGTAGTAAAATCAACAATGAAATATCTGAACTCAGAAGCAGTTATGTGATCGAATACCGGATAGATTCGGCGGAGGGTAAATTTCTTTCCGCGATCAAAAGCTATGGTCGTTATTCCAGTCTCAATGATATTATTTTCAATGAAAGGATGACAAAGGACATCGCTCAACTGGAAATTCAATACCAAAATGAACAAAAGGATAAAAATTTAAGAATCAAAGAACAGAATATTCAATTACTGCAGAAGCAGGGAGCGCTTCAGAAGGCTAATCTGTTGCAAGAGCAAAAAAGTCAGAATCTGATGAAAGGAGGAGCATTGCTGTTGGTATTACTGATTGGACTTGGTTATAACCGATACCGTATGGGGCAGCGGATCAATAAGGAACTACACTGGCAACAAAATCAGATTGATCATAAAAATGAATCGCTTAGTTGCCTGATTCAAGAAAAAGACAGGCTTCTGGAAGAAAAAGAATGGCTCATGAAAGAGATTCATCATCGCGTTAAAAATAACCTCCAGATTGTGATTAGCCTCTTGAATTCCCAATCTGTTTACCTTAAAAATGAGGCTGCTGTGAAAGCCATCAGGGAAAGTCAGCATAGGATGCAGTCGATCTCACTGATTCATCAAAAGCTTTATCAATCCGACAATCTTGCACTGGTGGACATACAAACTTATGTTACTGATCTGGTGGTTTATCTGAAGGAGAGTTTTAATGCCGGGGACCGTATTGATTTTAAGCTAAACGTAATCTCCTCAGAATTTGATGTGAACAAAGCGGTCCCACTTGGGCTGATCCTGAATGAGGCCATTACAAATTCCATCAAATATGCTTTTGGAACTGAAGCGCAAGCGATCATCTCTGTTTCATTGAGCCGGGAAAATGAGCGGTTTGTTTTGATCATATCCGACAATGGTAAAGGATTGCAAGAACAACAGTTTCTGGAAGGTAAAACACTTGGGATGAGTTTGATGAAGGGTTTGTCGCAGCAGATTGAAGGAACATTCGAGGTCCAGGCAAAAAACGGGTTGACGATTACAATTAAATTTCCTTAA
- a CDS encoding histidine kinase dimerization/phosphoacceptor domain -containing protein has product MSKTILLVFMTISLLFLKPTTAHSQGEIPIFRKQLAQAKTDIIRCSLQFSLAKTYYRTKGKKNLDSAAHFSRTVYQTLAKETQSSVALKSENLILLGQICIAQNKLSEGKSYFMQAISNYQKTGHADKEAESWLNLGLAIYNYDHLNQMNPEIRNYYEHALHIYQKRRHLQKEFELELKLTDLLFIEGKYEEADRKGLNLITSYRDKNIPGISELYYLMASISRYEGNYNKSLQYALEAIKFIKDESTDKNASAYYGELGLIYQELGNTEKSIEWYRKCLALREKMAISQVYIFRTAGFIAQQQILQGKPQEALNEIIAVEKRNPAKGNFEQAILYQIKGYCYEAMKNYTTAEKCYLKMIRLFEKETSDEIVSMAKYDIGKFYVGRKQYQKASGYLNGLIQKNYLISQKKELHFLQFKIDSAAGRYLAAMHQMNRYNALKDSIFSTVKSRQIEEIQIRYETEKKEQALSLLRKESLLRDQEVRNTRNLTIIGLVVLVCFIGFLYRNYRIIGHNNIEIQRKNKSLGELVKEKEWLIKEIHHRVKNNLQIVMGLLHRQSTYIENEKALDAIRNSEHRMQSISMIHQKLYNTDNLTVIRINEYVNDMTSYLRDCFGLHNRIQFIKDIAQVDLDISQAVPLGLILNEAITNAIKYAFKNNEEGNIHISFLPAGESLHQLIISDDGAGLPPGFDTSQVNSMGMNLMKGLSRQLGGTFSINSENGVRVTVIFKVDPAERYLPKIENYDLPLH; this is encoded by the coding sequence ATGTCCAAAACTATACTTCTGGTTTTTATGACAATCAGTTTGCTGTTTTTAAAACCAACAACTGCTCATTCTCAGGGAGAAATCCCCATATTCCGAAAACAACTGGCACAGGCAAAAACCGATATCATCAGATGCAGTCTCCAGTTCAGTCTTGCCAAGACGTATTATCGTACAAAGGGAAAAAAGAACCTCGATAGCGCTGCGCATTTCTCCCGTACAGTTTATCAGACTTTAGCAAAAGAAACACAAAGCTCAGTTGCACTCAAATCTGAAAACCTGATACTTCTGGGGCAGATATGTATTGCGCAAAACAAACTGTCCGAAGGAAAGAGTTACTTCATGCAGGCCATCTCAAATTACCAGAAAACCGGTCATGCAGACAAAGAAGCAGAAAGCTGGTTAAATCTTGGCTTGGCAATCTATAACTATGACCATCTCAATCAGATGAACCCTGAGATCAGGAATTACTACGAGCATGCATTGCACATCTATCAGAAACGGCGTCATCTTCAGAAAGAATTTGAGCTGGAGTTAAAATTAACCGACCTCCTGTTTATCGAAGGTAAATATGAGGAGGCAGACAGGAAGGGCTTAAACCTGATTACCAGCTACCGCGATAAAAATATTCCGGGAATCTCAGAACTTTATTATTTGATGGCATCCATCAGCAGGTACGAGGGGAACTACAACAAATCACTCCAATATGCCCTGGAGGCAATAAAATTTATCAAAGATGAATCAACCGACAAAAACGCTTCTGCATATTATGGAGAGCTCGGCCTCATCTATCAGGAACTAGGTAATACAGAAAAAAGCATTGAATGGTATAGAAAATGTCTGGCACTCCGGGAAAAGATGGCTATAAGTCAGGTTTATATTTTCAGAACTGCGGGCTTCATCGCCCAGCAACAGATCCTTCAGGGCAAACCACAGGAAGCACTAAACGAAATCATTGCGGTAGAGAAACGTAACCCAGCTAAAGGCAATTTCGAACAAGCCATCCTCTACCAGATTAAAGGATATTGTTATGAGGCAATGAAAAATTACACAACAGCCGAAAAATGCTACCTTAAAATGATCCGGCTATTTGAAAAAGAGACATCCGATGAAATCGTTTCAATGGCAAAATACGACATCGGGAAATTTTACGTCGGCAGAAAGCAATACCAAAAAGCAAGCGGCTACCTGAACGGCCTGATCCAAAAAAACTACCTGATTTCCCAAAAGAAAGAGCTGCACTTCCTCCAGTTTAAAATCGACTCTGCCGCGGGAAGATACCTGGCAGCCATGCATCAGATGAACAGATACAACGCACTGAAAGATTCGATATTCAGTACCGTAAAAAGCAGACAAATTGAAGAGATTCAGATCCGGTATGAAACGGAAAAAAAAGAACAGGCATTAAGTTTACTGAGAAAAGAAAGTCTGCTACGGGATCAGGAAGTACGCAATACCCGGAATCTGACGATAATCGGATTGGTTGTCCTCGTGTGTTTTATTGGCTTTTTATATAGAAATTACCGCATCATAGGGCATAATAACATTGAAATTCAACGTAAAAATAAAAGTCTTGGCGAGCTCGTCAAGGAAAAAGAATGGTTGATTAAGGAAATCCATCACCGGGTAAAGAACAACCTTCAGATCGTCATGGGGCTCCTCCACCGGCAGTCTACTTATATTGAAAATGAAAAAGCACTGGATGCCATCAGGAACAGTGAACACCGGATGCAGTCCATTTCAATGATCCATCAAAAGCTATACAATACGGATAATCTGACGGTCATCCGGATAAATGAGTATGTTAACGATATGACGTCTTATTTACGCGATTGCTTTGGACTTCATAACCGGATTCAATTTATAAAAGATATCGCCCAGGTTGATCTTGATATATCGCAGGCGGTCCCTCTGGGGCTCATCCTGAATGAAGCCATCACCAATGCCATTAAATATGCATTCAAAAATAATGAAGAAGGGAATATTCACATTTCTTTTCTCCCTGCCGGTGAATCTTTACATCAGCTAATCATCTCCGATGATGGTGCTGGTCTGCCTCCGGGTTTTGATACCAGTCAGGTCAATTCAATGGGCATGAACTTAATGAAAGGGTTGAGCAGACAGCTTGGTGGTACCTTCTCTATAAATTCCGAAAATGGGGTCAGGGTTACTGTTATTTTTAAAGTCGATCCAGCCGAAAGATACTTGCCTAAAATAGAAAACTATGACCTGCCTCTACATTAA
- a CDS encoding alpha/beta hydrolase, translating to MKRTFKLAGAIIIAYVLIFLSPKTTFAAEDLNSKIAQSVRPADPPAGFKHQYATVNGVKLHYVIGGKGAPLLLVHGFGQNWYMWNRLLPELSKHFTVIAPDLRGVGESGKPAGGYDKKNMAVDLHELIQKLGYKNINLAGHDIGLMVAYAYAAQFPNDVRKVALMDALLPGVEPVWSQVKAGAWWFGFFGMPKAGEIVSGKANLFLTNFWPLVGYVKNPFTAEERKEFIRAYSVPGATTGAFAWFGAFPQDAKDNVKLMATKLQMPLLAMGSQHFAAPFLADHSKLVAANVKESVIKDSGHWIVQENTAQVKKDLLDFFLEK from the coding sequence ATGAAAAGAACATTCAAATTAGCAGGAGCAATCATCATTGCTTACGTATTAATCTTCCTAAGTCCAAAAACAACATTTGCCGCGGAAGATCTGAATTCCAAAATTGCCCAGTCTGTAAGGCCTGCAGATCCTCCCGCGGGATTCAAACATCAATATGCGACCGTTAATGGTGTGAAATTACACTATGTAATCGGGGGTAAAGGGGCTCCTTTGCTACTGGTCCATGGCTTTGGGCAGAACTGGTACATGTGGAACAGGTTGTTACCTGAGCTGTCAAAACACTTCACCGTAATTGCTCCCGACCTCAGGGGTGTTGGTGAATCAGGTAAACCTGCCGGAGGTTATGATAAGAAAAATATGGCCGTCGACCTGCATGAGCTCATCCAAAAACTCGGCTATAAAAACATCAACCTTGCCGGGCATGATATCGGACTGATGGTAGCTTACGCTTACGCTGCCCAGTTTCCGAACGACGTAAGGAAAGTTGCATTGATGGATGCATTGCTTCCGGGTGTTGAACCCGTATGGTCGCAGGTTAAAGCCGGTGCATGGTGGTTTGGTTTTTTCGGGATGCCTAAGGCAGGTGAAATTGTTTCCGGTAAGGCCAATCTTTTTCTAACGAATTTCTGGCCTTTGGTAGGCTACGTTAAAAACCCTTTTACCGCTGAGGAGCGTAAAGAATTTATCCGTGCTTATTCGGTGCCAGGTGCGACAACCGGCGCATTTGCCTGGTTTGGCGCTTTCCCGCAGGACGCGAAAGACAATGTGAAGTTGATGGCAACAAAACTACAGATGCCCTTGCTGGCGATGGGCTCGCAGCACTTCGCAGCACCTTTTCTTGCAGATCATTCCAAACTGGTTGCTGCTAATGTTAAGGAGTCGGTGATCAAGGACTCCGGGCATTGGATTGTTCAGGAAAATACAGCACAGGTAAAGAAAGACCTCTTAGATTTCTTTTTAGAAAAATAG
- a CDS encoding sensor histidine kinase — MLNPLRYIIAIIFLFLQLNEAAAWEPGAGKFKEVEKELRLTLLYQRFRLDSASGKYRSAFSRLLEYHSLKDSISKARKAQQISDLRHQFKTEERDLNIRSKQKHIDLLTRERELQKAVFQSTLKVRNVVVGSVIVLFLLLAIVFNKFRLKYRSNQQLQMQQSEISTQNESMQILADQKDVLLEQKEWLMKEVHHRVKNNLQVVISLLNIQSAYLQDEQASASLKESQNRMQSISLIHQKLYQSESRARINMQVYIKEFIDYLKHSFNVDTGIRITIDVVSVEFDVILAVPLGLILNEAITNAIKYAFCNRPGGNISIVLSELGDQKYVLKVIDDGVGITEGMKQEENRSLGMSLMKNLSQQINGEFMILNKKGCAVILQFAERQHVFSA, encoded by the coding sequence ATGTTGAACCCGCTTCGCTATATCATTGCTATTATTTTTCTGTTCCTTCAATTGAATGAAGCAGCAGCCTGGGAGCCTGGTGCGGGGAAATTTAAGGAAGTAGAAAAAGAGCTGCGTTTAACATTGCTCTACCAGCGGTTTAGGCTGGATTCTGCATCCGGGAAATACAGATCCGCATTTTCCAGGCTTTTGGAATATCATTCACTTAAAGATTCTATCTCCAAAGCGCGAAAAGCACAGCAGATTTCCGATCTCCGGCATCAGTTTAAAACAGAGGAAAGAGATCTGAATATCAGGTCAAAACAGAAGCATATCGACCTGTTGACCAGGGAAAGAGAACTTCAGAAAGCAGTTTTTCAATCCACATTGAAAGTCCGAAACGTAGTTGTTGGAAGTGTGATCGTACTATTTCTGCTGCTTGCTATTGTTTTTAACAAGTTCAGGCTAAAATACCGGTCCAATCAGCAGCTTCAAATGCAGCAATCTGAAATATCAACACAAAATGAGTCCATGCAGATCCTGGCGGATCAAAAGGATGTATTGCTGGAACAGAAAGAATGGCTGATGAAAGAGGTACACCACCGGGTTAAGAATAACCTTCAGGTGGTGATCAGTCTGTTAAATATCCAGTCGGCCTATTTACAGGATGAACAGGCATCCGCCTCTTTAAAGGAAAGCCAGAATAGGATGCAGTCCATTTCTTTAATTCACCAAAAACTCTATCAATCTGAAAGCAGGGCGAGGATTAACATGCAGGTTTACATCAAGGAATTTATTGATTACCTGAAGCACAGTTTTAATGTGGATACAGGAATCCGCATTACTATAGATGTTGTTTCTGTTGAATTTGATGTGATTTTAGCTGTTCCCTTAGGATTGATACTTAATGAAGCAATTACCAATGCGATCAAGTATGCTTTTTGTAACAGACCAGGTGGAAACATTAGCATTGTCCTCTCGGAGCTTGGTGATCAAAAATATGTCTTGAAAGTAATAGATGATGGTGTTGGGATTACTGAAGGGATGAAGCAGGAGGAAAACAGGTCGCTGGGCATGAGCCTGATGAAGAACCTGTCTCAGCAAATCAATGGAGAATTTATGATTTTGAATAAGAAAGGCTGCGCGGTTATACTGCAGTTTGCGGAGCGTCAGCATGTTTTTTCTGCCTGA
- a CDS encoding amidohydrolase encodes MKNLNYGITLLSVVLLLTGCHKREEKADLIVFNAKIATMVQAGQFEEAVAIKDGIIVGLGNSKNILEKYASGQTQKIDAAGRTVIPGLNDSHIHLIREGLNYNAELRWDGVKTLKRAMELLKEQAKRSPDGVWIKVVGGWNEFQFEEKRQPTIAEINQAVPDKPVFISYLYGKAFVNKKGLEVLKYDKNTRYEGSLVELDKNGIPTGLLFAKETPKAIYTTLSLTTKLNHAERLNSTLQFYRELNRFGITSAIDAAGGGQNYDQDYAVALELAKNGKLNVRTSYYLFAQQRGKEFLDYEKWIKAAKPNKNDHMLVPNGYSLEGAGENLVASAADFENFLEPRTILSDDMEKDLEPVIRLLVKNKWTFRLHATYGESIERMLAVFEKVNKDTPFAGLRWCFDHAETITPAQIARVKKLGGGIAVQFRMYFQGELYKKMYGEPQKQLPPIKEMLRQGVPVGMGTDATRISTYNPWMAIHWLITGKTIGGMQFWPQDQVLDKFTALQLYTKGSAWFSGEEHLKGLIKEGQYADMAILSQDYFKESPENIRKIESLVTIVNGKVVYAKDKFKANDPGIAAVIPAWSPVKFYGGYQN; translated from the coding sequence ATGAAAAACTTAAATTATGGTATTACCCTGTTAAGTGTTGTTTTACTGCTTACGGGTTGTCACAAAAGAGAAGAAAAAGCAGACCTCATTGTCTTTAATGCAAAAATTGCAACGATGGTTCAGGCCGGTCAGTTTGAAGAGGCCGTAGCCATCAAAGATGGCATTATCGTAGGTCTGGGGAATTCAAAAAATATACTTGAAAAGTATGCTTCCGGCCAAACACAAAAAATAGATGCAGCGGGAAGAACCGTAATTCCAGGACTTAACGACAGTCACATACACCTGATCAGGGAAGGCCTGAATTACAATGCCGAACTGAGGTGGGATGGTGTGAAAACCCTTAAAAGGGCAATGGAACTGTTGAAGGAACAGGCAAAAAGAAGTCCGGATGGCGTTTGGATTAAAGTGGTAGGAGGCTGGAACGAATTTCAGTTTGAAGAAAAGAGACAGCCGACTATAGCGGAGATCAATCAGGCTGTTCCCGATAAACCCGTTTTTATCAGCTACCTCTACGGAAAGGCTTTTGTAAACAAAAAAGGGCTGGAAGTATTAAAGTACGACAAAAACACCCGTTATGAGGGAAGCCTGGTAGAGCTGGATAAAAATGGAATACCAACCGGTCTTTTGTTTGCAAAAGAAACCCCAAAAGCAATATATACCACATTGAGCCTGACCACTAAACTGAACCATGCAGAAAGATTGAATAGCACATTGCAATTTTACCGGGAACTGAACAGGTTTGGAATTACCAGTGCTATCGACGCTGCGGGAGGTGGACAAAACTACGATCAGGACTATGCTGTGGCTCTGGAACTTGCAAAGAATGGAAAGTTGAATGTCCGGACTTCCTATTACCTTTTTGCTCAGCAAAGAGGCAAAGAATTTCTTGACTACGAGAAATGGATAAAGGCGGCAAAGCCAAATAAAAATGACCACATGCTTGTACCCAATGGCTATTCTCTGGAAGGGGCGGGAGAAAATCTCGTTGCTTCTGCGGCCGACTTTGAGAACTTCCTGGAGCCGCGTACCATACTCTCTGATGATATGGAAAAGGACCTTGAACCTGTGATCCGTTTACTGGTCAAAAACAAGTGGACATTCAGGCTGCATGCCACCTATGGCGAGTCTATAGAACGGATGCTTGCGGTATTTGAGAAGGTAAATAAAGATACCCCATTTGCGGGATTGCGCTGGTGCTTTGACCATGCAGAAACGATTACTCCCGCGCAGATTGCAAGGGTGAAGAAACTTGGCGGAGGCATCGCGGTTCAGTTCAGGATGTATTTCCAGGGAGAATTGTATAAAAAAATGTATGGTGAGCCTCAAAAACAATTGCCTCCCATTAAGGAAATGCTGAGGCAGGGTGTTCCGGTGGGGATGGGAACAGATGCCACCCGGATTTCTACTTACAATCCCTGGATGGCAATTCACTGGTTGATTACCGGAAAGACCATTGGAGGAATGCAGTTTTGGCCACAGGACCAGGTCCTGGACAAGTTTACGGCCTTACAGCTCTACACTAAGGGAAGTGCCTGGTTTTCGGGCGAGGAACACCTGAAAGGATTGATTAAAGAAGGACAATATGCCGATATGGCGATCCTTTCTCAGGACTATTTCAAGGAAAGCCCGGAAAATATAAGAAAGATAGAATCGCTTGTAACCATTGTCAATGGGAAAGTAGTTTATGCCAAAGATAAATTTAAAGCCAATGATCCCGGAATCGCAGCAGTGATACCTGCATGGTCGCCTGTTAAATTCTATGGTGGATATCAAAATTAA
- a CDS encoding alpha/beta hydrolase: protein MTKITSKTILFITGAFVSNDCWREWQLFFEKKGYQTFAPAWPYKNETADVLRRQAPESDIAKQRLADLTAYFADFALALPEKPIMIGHSMGGLITQLLIQRNLAVAGIAIHSLQPKDVLTFKFSFYKAGWGPLGFFTSVKKSFLMSFRQWQYAFTNGMSFDEQKEAYYRLLTPESKLLVRDAITDAAKVDFTAPHVPLLFIAGSCDRFIPASLNHTNYSKYKDKDSRKSFKIFEGRNHYVLGQPGWEEVAGYTNNWLEELSY from the coding sequence ATGACAAAGATAACATCCAAAACAATTCTTTTCATCACAGGTGCATTTGTCAGCAATGATTGCTGGAGGGAATGGCAATTGTTTTTTGAAAAAAAGGGATATCAGACATTTGCACCTGCCTGGCCTTACAAGAATGAAACCGCTGATGTGCTCAGGCGACAGGCTCCGGAATCAGACATTGCAAAACAGAGATTGGCTGATCTTACTGCATACTTCGCTGATTTTGCATTAGCCCTTCCGGAAAAACCGATTATGATTGGTCACTCCATGGGAGGACTGATCACGCAACTGCTCATACAGAGAAATCTTGCTGTTGCAGGTATTGCGATCCATTCCCTTCAGCCAAAAGACGTGTTGACTTTTAAGTTTTCGTTTTATAAGGCAGGCTGGGGGCCATTGGGTTTCTTTACGTCCGTTAAAAAATCCTTTCTGATGTCGTTCAGGCAGTGGCAATATGCATTCACAAATGGAATGAGCTTCGATGAGCAAAAAGAGGCTTATTACCGCTTGCTGACTCCCGAATCTAAACTGTTGGTCAGAGATGCGATTACAGATGCTGCGAAAGTTGACTTTACAGCGCCACATGTGCCGCTGCTGTTTATCGCCGGAAGTTGCGACCGTTTCATACCTGCATCGCTTAACCATACCAACTATTCTAAATACAAGGACAAAGACTCCAGAAAATCATTCAAAATATTTGAAGGCCGTAACCACTATGTACTGGGGCAGCCTGGTTGGGAGGAAGTTGCCGGGTACACAAATAATTGGCTTGAAGAACTTTCCTATTAA